In the genome of Nitratireductor sp. GISD-1A_MAKvit, the window CCCCGCAAAGCCGAATGACGCGGCAAGCCACACGGTGAGATAGCCGGCCACGAGCACGATCGGGTGCACGACACTCTCTCCCTTTCGGGCGGCCGTGTCGGCAATCTCGCAGTAAGTGCGCAGCAGCGGAGCGGCAGAGGGCAGCATCATGGCGAGTGCCATCAGGAACCACATGAAAGTCAGAAGGACAAAGGCCGTCAAGTCGTTCCCGGCACCGATGGGGGTCAGACAAAGGGCCAGAAACGCCTCGAAAGGCGCCGGGAGCGCCACGTCGGGAAAATGCTGCAGCCAGGCCGCGCCGGGTCCGGCCGAGCGCGGGGCGACCGATGCCGTTCGAAGGCCCATGAGGGCCAGGAAAATCCACGAGGTCACAACCGCCACAACGAGAGCGGCAAGCGAAAGCGGATAGGCCAGCCGCGCGGTTTGATACACGGTTTGGCGCGACCCTGTCAGTGCGGTCAGTTCTTGATCGTCGCAGCTCATTTCGGTCCCCGTGGCACAGGCTGGGGTCTTTCGCCGCGTTGAAGCTTGCGCCGACCCGTCCCATCATGACAAAGACAGGAACGAGCCTGTCGATCAAGACACAAACAGGGATGGATGGAAGCCGTGGGCGATCGTGACCGCAAAATTCTCGTGGCCGGAACAGGTCCGGCCGGCCTGATCGCCGCGCTGATGCTGGCCCATGCCGGTCTTGCGGTGACACTGGTTGGCCCCCGCCCGCAGGGACGTGACCGCAGAACCGTGGCGCTTATGCGCCCCTCGCTCGATGCGATCGAGCCGCTGGGCGTTCTCGAAAAGCTGCTGCCGGAAACCGCGCCGCTCAAGGCCATGCGTCTCGTGGATGCCACGGGCCGACTGGTGCGCAGCCCCACCGTGACGTTTCACGCCGGCGAAATCGGCGAAGATTTTTTTGGCTTGAACATCCCCAATGCGCGCCTGACGGAAGTGCTTTCCAGGGCTGTGAACGCCGCACCACTGGTTGAATGGCATGAAAGCCTCGTCGAAACATGGGCCTGCGAAGGCGACCGGGTTACCGCGAAGCTCGAAAACGGTGAAATGATCGCGGCAAAACTTGCTGTTGCCGCAGACGGGCGCGGTTCGCCGGCGCGTGCGGCTGCTGGCATTTCTGCAAAGACACGCACCCTGCCGCAGGCCGCCCTCGTGCTGAATTTCAAACACGCCCGTGAGCACGGTTTTGTCTCCACGGAGCTACACACAAAGACCGGCCCCTGCACCCAGGTCCCCCTGCCCGGGATGCGGTCCAGTCTTGTCTGGGTGCTTCGCCCCGAGGATGCCGAACGGATGAACAGTCTGGGCGATCAGGAGCTCTCGATGCGGATCGAGGAGCAGTTTTCGTCCATGCTGGGGCGCGTGACCGTGGAGCCCGGGCGTCAGATCTACCCGCTCAGCACGCTGATGCCGTCGCGTTTCGGGCAAAACCGCGTTGCGCTTGTCGGCGAGGCCGCGCATGTTTTCCCGCCAATCTCGGCACAGGGCCTCAATCTGGGCATACGCGATGTGGAAGATCTCGTTGCGGTGGCCAGCGCGTTCCCGGACGATCCTGGTGGCACGGGAGCGATGAACCGCTATCATGCAGCGCGGCGGGCGGACGTGCTTGCCCGCGCCAACTCCGTAAACCTTTTGAACGCCTCCCTTCTGTCAGGTTTTCTGCCAGCACAGCTCGCACGCAGTGCCGGGCTTTCCATCGTTGGCAGCGTCCCCCCGCTACGGGCGCTCTTCATGCGGGAAGGCATGCGGCCCGGCAGCGGTTTTTCCGCTCTCCTTCCCTTCAGGGGAAGAGGTCCGGCGGCAGAATCCCGTTCGTGATGGCGTAGAGCAGAGCCGTAACGGTGCCCACCGAGACAAGCGTGGTGATGAGCACGCTGGCGGAGGCGCGCTCCATCCACACTCCATATTGCTGGCTGATGACAAACACATTGGTTGCCGTCGGCAAAGAGGCCAGCAGCACGGCGGAAAACACCCAGCTTTCGGAAAAATTACCGATCCAGCTCAGCGTGACATAACAGATCGCCGGGTGAAGAATGAGCTTGAGACCAACGATTGCACCCACTTCGTGTGGCACGCGTCGCAGGGGGCGAAGCGCAAGGCTCACGCCCATGGCAAAAAGGGCGCATGGCGCGGCTGCCGATGCGAGATAGGCGAGCAGGCGCTCGATGGGAACTGGCGGCACGACGTGGAGTGCCGCGGCTGTCACGCCCGCTGCCGTGGCCAGAATGAATGGATGCAGCACGATCTTTCGCACCACTTCGAGCGCGAGCCGGCCCGGTTTTTCTCCGCCGCCGCCCGAGATCGCCATCATCATGGGAGCCACCGCAAAATGGATCATGTTTTCAAAACAGAAGATCAGAGCGACAGGCACCGCAGCCTCCTCACCGAAGGCAAGCAGCGCCAGACCCGGCCCCATATAGCCGATATTGCCGTAGCTGGCGGCAAGTCCCTTGATGGTGCTTTCGGCGATGGAGCTGCGTCCCGACAGCATCGACCCGGCAAACATGATGGCAAAGACGATGTAGGTTGAGGCAACCGCGCCGAAGATATACCCCCATTCGGTCAGGCGCTCGATTGGCGTTTTGGCAAGAAGCTGGAAAAACAGCGCCGGAAGCGCTACATAGATGACGAAAGTGTTCATCCAGCCCAGTGCATCGGCCGGATGCGGTTTCAGCCGGGCGACGGCGTAACCGATAAAGATCAATCCGAAAAACGGCAGAACAAGTCCTGCGACACTGGTCATGGCCCATCCCCGTTTGGGCCACCATTCGCTTCTTTGACCCGCAAAAGCGCGCCCAAAACGCATTGCCCATACATGGCGGCTAGCCCGCGAGCCCCCTGCCCGTCAAGCCTGCGGGATTGAATTGTGGCTCCTGCTGCGCCACATAGGGAGCCAGAGGTATAATTATGCAAACTATTGGAACTGCAAAATTTCGCATTGGGCAGGTCGTCCGCCATCGGGTGTTCGACTTCCGTGGCGTGATTTTCGATGTGGACCCCGAATTCAACAATACCGAAGCCTGGTATCAGGCGATCCCCGAGGACGTCCGTCCGCGCAAGGACCAGCCATTCTATCACCTTCTCGCCGAAAACGAGGAGACGGAGTATGTGGCCTATGTTTCGGAGCAGAACTTGATGCCAGACGAATCCGGCGTACCGGTCAGGCATCCGCAATTGGCGGAATTCTTCGTGGAAACCGGTGATGGTCATTACGAGCCGCGCGAACGCATCCATCACTGACGCCGGTACACACTTCAAACGAAAACAGGGCCGCCGGGGCCCTGTTTTTTTGTCTCGGGTCGGCGTTGAAGGCTATTCGGCCTTCTTTGCCTTCTCCTGCGCCTCGCGCAGCTTCTCGGTAAACTCTTCGTTGTTCTTGTTCACGAAGTCCTGAAGCTTCTTCTGCCGGTCCTCGATGTCGGACTGTGGCAGCGGATCGCCATCATAGGCATTGGTGAAGCCGGAGAGCGTCATCTTGATCGGGTTCGGCTGGTTCTGGAAGTTGACCGATGTAAGCGTCAGTTCCGATCCGCGCTTGAAGGATGCGACGAGCTGGTCGGTCAGCGGCGCTTCGGCAATGCAGCGGTCCGGAAGGCAGATGGCATAGTCGATCTTCTGCGTCTGTCCGCCATCGATCTGCAGGCCGATGCCGGGAGGCACCATGCGGCCGGTCGGTACCGTGATCTGGAAGACCTTGCGGTTTACCTTGCCCTTCACCTCGATAAGGCTGACGCCGGTGATCATCTGGCCGGTTTCTGCGACGAGAACGTTCTGCACGTTGCAGATATCCACGTCTTCCTGTTTGGTGCAGGCCTTGAACCAGCCCTGCGGCGGCTGCTGCTGTTGCGCGGCGGCGACACCAGCTCCGCTTGCGGCCACACAGGCGGCGCCGGCAAGGACGAACAGGGTGCGGATTGCTTTCGCGTTCAGGCTTTTCATATGGCTCAGTTCCTCTAAATGCACAGCGCCAGGATATGGATGCATGCGTCACCTGTTGTGAAAATGCGGCGACAGCATGACCCTTGGCCGCGTGTTACACCGCCATGCGGCATGAATCCAGCCCGTCCGAGCATTTCGCTGGACTTTGTGGCAAGGTGCGGCAAACATCACACGATCCGCCGGATGCCCTGAAAAACCCACGCGCTGTGTTACGCTTCCCGGCGAATCATGGATCCGCTCGATTTCCCGCCAAAGGTGCGTCGATGTTTGCTGCCCTCAAAACCCTTCGTTTCACGATTTCTGCCGGCCTGATCACCTCGGGGCTCGCCCTGTCGGCGCAGGCCGAACCGATGCACGGCGTGGCCATGCACGGAACACCGGCGCTGCCGGCGGATTACGGCCATTTTTCCTATGTCAATCCGGATGCCCCCAAAGGCGGAGACGTGACCTATTGTGTTGTCGGATCGTTCGACAATCTCAATCCCTTCATTCTCAAGAGCATGCGCACCACCGCACGCGGCATAATCGATACGATCTTCGGCAATCTGGTGTTCGAGCCACTGATGATGCGCTCCGCCGACGAACCGTTCTCGCTCTACGGGCTGCTGGCCGAAAGCGTGGAGATGGACGAGGCCCGCAGCTATGCGCAGTTCAACCTGAACCCGGATGCCAAATGGTCCGATGGCGAGCCCGTCACGCCCGAGGATGTTATCTTCACCTATGAAGCCTACACGCAGAAGGGGCGCCCGCCCTATTCCAGTCGCATGGCCAAGATCGAAAAGATCGAGAAGACCGGCGATCACAGCGTGCGTTTCACCTTCAACGACAAGGCCGATCGCGAGTTTCCGCTGATTGTCGCCATGACGCCGATCATCCCCGAACACGCCTTCGACATCGAGACCTTCGATCAGACGACGCTGAAGCCGGTCACTGGCAGCGGCGCCTATCGCATCTCGCAAGTCGAACCCGGTCGCCGCATCGTTTTCTCCCGAAATCCGGATTACTGGGGTGAAGACATCCCTTCAAAACGCGGTTTCGACAATTTCGACAAGGTCACGATCGAATATTTCCTGAACGCCAATTCGATGATCGAGGCGTTCAAGAAGGGCATCTGCTCGGTTTATGCCGAGTCCGATCCGGTGCGCCGCCAGCATGGCATCGACTTTCCCGCCGCGCGTGAGGGCAAGGTTGTCAGCGAAACCTTCACCAATGGCGTACCGCCGGCAGTCACGGGGTTTTTCTTCAACACCCGCCGCGAGAAATTTTCCGACCCGAAGGTGCGCCGCGCTCTGTCCACACTCTATGATTTTGGCTGGGTCAACAAGAACGTGTTGCGTGGCGAATATGAGCGTACGCTCAGCTACTGGCAGGGCTCTCATCTTTCGGCGCTTGGGAAACCTGCGGATGAGCGTGAACGCGCCCTTCTTGAACCCTATGCCGACCGGGTGACGCCCGAGGTCATGGACGGCACCTATGGCAAGGCCGAGATGGCCGGTGCCCCCATTGGGCGCACTGAAATGCGTGACGCGCTGAAAATGCTGCAGGAGGCCGGCTACAGTCTTGAAGGCAACGCTCTGGTGAATGCCGAGGGCGAGGCTCTCACCTTTGAAATTCTCGTCACATCCGAGGAAGGCGAAAAACTGGCAGCCGTTTTCCAGCGCGCCCTCAGGAAAATCGGCATCGATGTGTCGATCCGACTGCTGGACGATTCACAGGCCCAGCAGCGCAAACAGCGCTATGATTTCGATGTGATCATCGCTTCGGTGGGCTTTTCCGGTTCGCTGTCGCCCGGCATCGAGCAGATCAACCGCTGGGGA includes:
- a CDS encoding AEC family transporter, whose translation is MTSVAGLVLPFFGLIFIGYAVARLKPHPADALGWMNTFVIYVALPALFFQLLAKTPIERLTEWGYIFGAVASTYIVFAIMFAGSMLSGRSSIAESTIKGLAASYGNIGYMGPGLALLAFGEEAAVPVALIFCFENMIHFAVAPMMMAISGGGGEKPGRLALEVVRKIVLHPFILATAAGVTAAALHVVPPVPIERLLAYLASAAAPCALFAMGVSLALRPLRRVPHEVGAIVGLKLILHPAICYVTLSWIGNFSESWVFSAVLLASLPTATNVFVISQQYGVWMERASASVLITTLVSVGTVTALLYAITNGILPPDLFP
- the hspQ gene encoding heat shock protein HspQ, translated to MQTIGTAKFRIGQVVRHRVFDFRGVIFDVDPEFNNTEAWYQAIPEDVRPRKDQPFYHLLAENEETEYVAYVSEQNLMPDESGVPVRHPQLAEFFVETGDGHYEPRERIHH
- a CDS encoding DUF2182 domain-containing protein; amino-acid sequence: MSCDDQELTALTGSRQTVYQTARLAYPLSLAALVVAVVTSWIFLALMGLRTASVAPRSAGPGAAWLQHFPDVALPAPFEAFLALCLTPIGAGNDLTAFVLLTFMWFLMALAMMLPSAAPLLRTYCEIADTAARKGESVVHPIVLVAGYLTVWLAASFGFAGMALGISMILPGDTVLSPWTGLGGATVLAIAGAYQFSGLKEACLIKCRNPFATLFDHWSARRASIYRLGIRQGAWCLGCCWALMLVMFAVGLMNVFWMALLGVFTMVEKSGHSRAVTRISGALLLVWALTLLVISF
- a CDS encoding UbiH/UbiF family hydroxylase, producing MEAVGDRDRKILVAGTGPAGLIAALMLAHAGLAVTLVGPRPQGRDRRTVALMRPSLDAIEPLGVLEKLLPETAPLKAMRLVDATGRLVRSPTVTFHAGEIGEDFFGLNIPNARLTEVLSRAVNAAPLVEWHESLVETWACEGDRVTAKLENGEMIAAKLAVAADGRGSPARAAAGISAKTRTLPQAALVLNFKHAREHGFVSTELHTKTGPCTQVPLPGMRSSLVWVLRPEDAERMNSLGDQELSMRIEEQFSSMLGRVTVEPGRQIYPLSTLMPSRFGQNRVALVGEAAHVFPPISAQGLNLGIRDVEDLVAVASAFPDDPGGTGAMNRYHAARRADVLARANSVNLLNASLLSGFLPAQLARSAGLSIVGSVPPLRALFMREGMRPGSGFSALLPFRGRGPAAESRS
- a CDS encoding extracellular solute-binding protein, giving the protein MFAALKTLRFTISAGLITSGLALSAQAEPMHGVAMHGTPALPADYGHFSYVNPDAPKGGDVTYCVVGSFDNLNPFILKSMRTTARGIIDTIFGNLVFEPLMMRSADEPFSLYGLLAESVEMDEARSYAQFNLNPDAKWSDGEPVTPEDVIFTYEAYTQKGRPPYSSRMAKIEKIEKTGDHSVRFTFNDKADREFPLIVAMTPIIPEHAFDIETFDQTTLKPVTGSGAYRISQVEPGRRIVFSRNPDYWGEDIPSKRGFDNFDKVTIEYFLNANSMIEAFKKGICSVYAESDPVRRQHGIDFPAAREGKVVSETFTNGVPPAVTGFFFNTRREKFSDPKVRRALSTLYDFGWVNKNVLRGEYERTLSYWQGSHLSALGKPADERERALLEPYADRVTPEVMDGTYGKAEMAGAPIGRTEMRDALKMLQEAGYSLEGNALVNAEGEALTFEILVTSEEGEKLAAVFQRALRKIGIDVSIRLLDDSQAQQRKQRYDFDVIIASVGFSGSLSPGIEQINRWGSAAAEAEGSFNLSGAADPAIDAMIDAMLNARDMDDYAAAVRALDRLLMSGAYVVPMQHDSDEWVAYWNDLAHPEKTPLYGYKLQTWWHKPDAD
- a CDS encoding invasion associated locus B family protein, which translates into the protein MKSLNAKAIRTLFVLAGAACVAASGAGVAAAQQQQPPQGWFKACTKQEDVDICNVQNVLVAETGQMITGVSLIEVKGKVNRKVFQITVPTGRMVPPGIGLQIDGGQTQKIDYAICLPDRCIAEAPLTDQLVASFKRGSELTLTSVNFQNQPNPIKMTLSGFTNAYDGDPLPQSDIEDRQKKLQDFVNKNNEEFTEKLREAQEKAKKAE